A stretch of the Desulfobacter sp. genome encodes the following:
- a CDS encoding protein MalT, translating into MIQTGTYIPTVADALSRPRLFKQLKSHGRCRVVLVTGQAAQGKSTLVADFLSAQESPSLWFHLNQSASDHGVLFEILAQGMGPMDSGAGQAVPHVTLGIRKDLLRQVEILVTLLNQKPPNLNIILDDLESLDQDGSAFELMERLIQEAPGTTRFFLLSRVQPRINLSRLKMKKQLVCLTNADLAFTLDEALAFFNLQEKTPEICAPLETREIEKIWTITEGWAGGLTLVSESIRYSRDLNQLPEQLNSEAFSYFSSEIYQSLNPEIRDFLMKTALFEQLDTQVLASFFKEVDPFAILTWLEKKNLFIQKIDASGQWPVFKYNHLFRDFLKADLFNTLGEAGVNRLNWRAGLIYWENKDHEKAIPFFMAAKAHKKIAEIIRIKGTGDVINGRAERLSEWIHALPKDLVEKDPWLVLFATMARRIKGGKKNIVAFQTALKIFKSNKDIRGILLATAYLIEASVFIRQPSRVILEWIKQGETILLTLQGQHRFTWARTLLWQQIGLGYIAGNGDIPKGISACKNALVLAQRIENQDLMLNASVILALGFVQSGYFSGARNMLEKIGAFTHQGQYPEYRALKNITNINFALKKGDVKEAGLLLEKSEDDIEKFGLIFLYPGFVEAKAVYQITVGLFDPAIQTAEHLADFSILEGNEFYLGISHRIKAMAHLVQGAYARAVREADLAVRDLGRSWRGDIHLNLARQIKGIALFHLEKKDLAQTKLDPCLAYFKSIGADLSFCETALVCGILSFETGQDSEQDYFRLGFEKAVENKYKKFPLLNETTLARAFVLASLTQDMPDSLVGYFKKLKSKTLSREIQGEIFGCIDLADKKQRPARAEKLALLYRAAMPDIFVRTFGSFEVKIYGHPLAPSLFGGAKPLLLLKAIVAKGGKDIPKEVLIDTLWPGVGIRAGEKNFKVNLHRLRKALEPLPVKELGYVYISLKSGRISLDPGLLHVDTQMFSDRINQANLLEKQGAMTPAIEVYSKAIALYRGDYMADDLYLEWTTGLRDFFRRKCVEALAKKAGMHEEIDQWQEAVDTWMTVLSIDPCHEEAFQNLMILHKDAGLKSDALRIFEQCKLALEKELDTGPDEMTIEIYNRIKSH; encoded by the coding sequence TTGATCCAGACCGGTACCTATATTCCCACGGTGGCAGACGCCTTGTCCCGTCCCCGGCTGTTCAAGCAGCTCAAATCCCACGGCCGTTGCCGGGTGGTTCTGGTGACCGGCCAGGCAGCCCAGGGCAAGTCAACCCTGGTGGCGGATTTTTTATCGGCCCAGGAAAGCCCGAGCCTTTGGTTTCATTTGAACCAAAGCGCTTCAGATCATGGGGTGTTGTTTGAAATCCTTGCCCAGGGGATGGGGCCGATGGATTCAGGTGCTGGCCAGGCCGTACCCCATGTGACCCTGGGCATTAGAAAGGACCTGCTGCGCCAGGTTGAGATCCTGGTGACCCTGTTGAATCAAAAACCTCCGAATTTGAATATTATTCTGGATGATCTGGAATCTTTGGATCAGGATGGATCTGCCTTTGAACTCATGGAGCGCTTAATTCAGGAGGCCCCTGGGACAACTCGGTTTTTTCTCTTGTCCAGGGTTCAGCCCAGGATCAACCTGAGCCGGCTGAAAATGAAAAAACAGCTGGTCTGCCTGACCAATGCAGATCTTGCCTTCACCCTTGATGAGGCCCTGGCCTTTTTTAACCTTCAGGAAAAAACACCTGAAATCTGTGCCCCCTTAGAGACCCGGGAAATTGAAAAGATCTGGACCATCACCGAGGGCTGGGCCGGAGGCCTGACCCTGGTCTCCGAGTCCATACGCTATTCCCGTGACCTTAATCAGCTGCCCGAGCAGTTGAATTCCGAGGCATTTTCTTATTTTTCATCTGAAATTTACCAGTCCTTGAATCCGGAAATCAGAGATTTTTTGATGAAAACAGCCCTGTTTGAACAGCTGGATACCCAGGTTTTAGCCTCGTTTTTTAAAGAGGTGGATCCGTTTGCTATTTTAACCTGGCTGGAAAAAAAGAATTTATTTATCCAGAAAATCGATGCCTCTGGCCAATGGCCGGTATTTAAATATAATCACCTGTTCAGGGATTTTTTAAAGGCAGACCTTTTCAACACCTTGGGAGAGGCGGGGGTGAACCGGTTAAACTGGCGTGCGGGTTTGATTTACTGGGAAAATAAGGACCATGAAAAAGCAATCCCTTTTTTTATGGCGGCCAAAGCCCATAAAAAGATCGCCGAGATTATCAGAATCAAAGGGACCGGAGATGTGATCAACGGACGGGCAGAACGCCTGTCTGAATGGATCCATGCCCTGCCCAAGGATTTGGTTGAAAAAGATCCCTGGCTGGTGTTGTTTGCCACCATGGCCCGGCGGATCAAGGGCGGTAAAAAAAATATTGTTGCCTTTCAAACAGCCCTTAAAATCTTTAAATCAAACAAAGATATCCGGGGGATTTTACTGGCCACAGCATATCTTATTGAGGCCTCTGTTTTTATCCGGCAACCCTCCCGGGTGATTCTTGAATGGATTAAACAGGGGGAAACCATTCTTTTAACCCTTCAGGGGCAACATCGGTTTACCTGGGCCAGAACCCTGCTCTGGCAGCAGATCGGGCTTGGATACATTGCCGGTAACGGAGATATTCCCAAGGGGATTTCAGCCTGTAAAAATGCCCTTGTTCTGGCCCAGCGTATTGAAAATCAGGATCTGATGCTCAACGCCTCGGTGATTTTGGCTTTGGGGTTTGTCCAGTCCGGATATTTTTCAGGGGCCCGGAATATGCTTGAAAAAATTGGGGCCTTTACCCACCAAGGGCAGTACCCGGAATACCGGGCATTGAAAAATATCACCAATATCAATTTTGCCCTTAAAAAGGGAGATGTCAAAGAGGCCGGTCTTTTGCTGGAAAAATCAGAGGATGATATTGAAAAGTTCGGACTGATTTTTCTCTACCCGGGGTTTGTGGAAGCCAAGGCGGTTTACCAGATCACCGTCGGTCTGTTTGACCCGGCCATCCAGACGGCAGAACATCTTGCTGATTTCTCCATCCTTGAGGGCAATGAGTTTTATCTTGGCATTTCACACAGGATTAAGGCCATGGCTCATCTGGTTCAGGGGGCATATGCCAGGGCCGTGCGTGAGGCAGATCTGGCTGTCAGGGACCTTGGCCGGTCCTGGCGGGGAGATATTCATCTTAACCTGGCACGTCAGATCAAGGGGATCGCTTTGTTTCATCTGGAGAAAAAAGATCTTGCCCAGACCAAACTTGACCCCTGCCTTGCCTATTTTAAATCCATTGGCGCTGATTTAAGCTTTTGTGAAACCGCCCTGGTCTGTGGGATTTTATCCTTTGAAACCGGCCAGGACTCTGAACAAGATTATTTCAGGCTGGGATTTGAAAAGGCGGTTGAAAATAAATATAAAAAATTTCCCCTGTTAAATGAAACCACCCTTGCCCGGGCATTTGTTCTGGCCTCGCTGACCCAAGATATGCCCGATTCCCTGGTCGGGTACTTTAAAAAATTAAAAAGCAAGACCTTGTCCCGTGAAATACAGGGTGAGATCTTTGGTTGTATTGACTTGGCAGACAAGAAACAAAGACCTGCCAGGGCAGAAAAACTGGCCTTGCTCTATCGTGCTGCCATGCCCGATATCTTTGTCAGAACCTTTGGGTCTTTTGAAGTAAAGATCTATGGACATCCCCTGGCCCCCTCCTTGTTCGGAGGGGCGAAACCTTTGCTCTTGCTCAAGGCCATTGTGGCCAAAGGCGGTAAGGATATCCCCAAAGAGGTTCTCATTGATACCCTCTGGCCCGGGGTGGGTATTCGTGCGGGTGAAAAAAATTTCAAGGTTAATCTTCACCGGCTGAGAAAGGCTTTGGAGCCTTTGCCGGTCAAAGAGCTGGGCTATGTTTATATCAGTCTTAAATCCGGGCGTATCTCCCTGGATCCCGGGCTTTTGCATGTGGACACCCAGATGTTTTCAGATCGGATTAACCAGGCCAATCTTTTGGAAAAACAAGGGGCCATGACCCCTGCCATCGAGGTCTATTCAAAGGCCATTGCCTTGTACCGGGGCGATTATATGGCAGATGATCTTTACTTGGAATGGACCACCGGGCTGAGGGATTTTTTCAGAAGAAAATGTGTTGAGGCCTTGGCAAAAAAAGCGGGTATGCACGAAGAGATTGATCAATGGCAGGAGGCGGTAGATACCTGGATGACGGTCTTGAGCATAGACCCCTGCCATGAAGAGGCCTTTCAAAATTTAATGATTCTTCACAAAGATGCCGGGTTAAAAAGTGATGCACTCCGAATTTTTGAACAATGTAAATTGGCCCTTGAAAAAGAGCTGGATACAGGACCGGACGAGATGACCATTGAAATATACAACCGGATAAAGTCTCATTAA
- a CDS encoding MMPL family transporter, translating to MIPASWVSIDGSGVSFLVDDSERHKDYLAFVDSFGTDDYLILAIENSLKISDPQLQKRMNKIHHQLMDMDSVLKVIDLGSIASSNLIKIVRRSDFWNETELARVRQIIPGVGRLVSHDMKTLAVIIKINNENLNGFQLEKQLDQMKQILIEEFPEHPHCYASGIPVLRAAFERYNFQSALAFGCIGLLFGTLIAFYLFRTLWAAVMVFLTSLVSLLWMLGFMGVLGIDLNLATGLSFGFILVVSTTTVFHIVSAYLQQLKTESKHRALLNAFQTVLSPCFMCALTTSAGFLSLTISPVPMVCQAGIIISIGVMLAFCLTLVITAFLLPVLLTSCPQKNLNASPRLLERLINTYMIIGFRNPKRCAGLGMAFILVMSWAIPEIQTVKHLTHAAIKNTQEAKDLDYIEQQISTTTSFSVILEPNASMLQTKRFWYDLIQYEKEINTIQGVKAVESITPLIFRMALKFFIGEIRPEKIFDQLLAQSHKNDDLEAYYNSKTKKIRIIVHIQNRTSDQIETILRRVDKQTKHTFAGKAGISLSGQMLLLRSQTTDLVSSQIKTLGVALFVITILMMIQFKSIVIGALSLIPNMFPLVSIFGIMGWCHIPLDPLTIFAAVISFGLSVDDSIHYLAQLNKEIRLAKPKVKIHTCLKTAYHKTVRSLVSTTAVLFFAALGLLFSSFSHVFSLGILISCASIIALAGDLIFMPAAILTFKPLNHFLSGKLKEPTS from the coding sequence ATGATACCCGCATCTTGGGTCAGCATTGATGGTTCAGGTGTTTCTTTCCTGGTGGATGATTCTGAAAGACACAAGGATTACCTGGCATTTGTAGATTCTTTTGGAACCGATGATTACCTTATCCTGGCAATTGAAAACAGCCTGAAAATTTCAGATCCCCAACTGCAAAAACGGATGAATAAAATTCATCACCAGCTCATGGACATGGACTCGGTTCTAAAGGTAATAGACCTTGGATCGATCGCATCCTCCAATCTCATTAAAATAGTCAGAAGGTCTGATTTCTGGAATGAAACCGAGCTTGCCAGAGTAAGACAAATCATACCCGGCGTTGGCCGCCTGGTATCCCATGACATGAAAACCCTGGCCGTGATTATCAAAATCAACAATGAAAACCTGAACGGATTCCAACTGGAAAAACAGCTTGACCAGATGAAACAGATTCTGATCGAAGAATTTCCAGAACATCCCCACTGCTATGCCTCTGGCATTCCGGTCCTGCGCGCTGCATTTGAACGCTACAATTTTCAAAGCGCTCTTGCCTTCGGCTGTATCGGGTTATTGTTCGGAACCCTGATCGCCTTTTATCTTTTTAGAACCCTGTGGGCCGCGGTGATGGTTTTTCTGACAAGTTTGGTCTCCCTGTTGTGGATGCTGGGATTCATGGGCGTTCTGGGTATTGACTTAAATCTTGCCACAGGGTTAAGTTTTGGGTTTATCCTGGTTGTATCCACCACAACGGTTTTTCATATTGTCTCAGCCTATCTTCAACAGCTGAAAACCGAATCAAAACACAGGGCTCTCTTAAACGCATTTCAAACGGTGTTATCCCCCTGTTTCATGTGCGCTTTGACCACATCTGCAGGATTTTTAAGCCTGACAATCAGCCCTGTGCCCATGGTGTGTCAAGCCGGCATCATTATTTCCATCGGGGTGATGCTGGCCTTTTGTTTAACCCTTGTGATCACCGCTTTTTTATTGCCGGTTCTTTTAACCTCTTGTCCTCAAAAAAATCTTAACGCATCCCCGAGATTGCTGGAACGCCTGATCAATACCTATATGATTATTGGATTTAGAAACCCCAAGCGTTGCGCAGGGCTGGGAATGGCCTTTATCCTTGTCATGTCATGGGCAATTCCTGAAATTCAAACCGTAAAGCATTTAACCCATGCCGCAATTAAAAACACCCAAGAGGCAAAAGACCTTGATTATATTGAACAGCAGATATCCACGACCACCTCTTTTTCGGTCATCCTCGAGCCAAATGCGAGCATGCTCCAAACCAAAAGATTCTGGTATGACCTCATCCAATACGAAAAAGAGATTAACACCATCCAGGGGGTTAAGGCGGTTGAGTCCATAACCCCCTTAATTTTCCGAATGGCACTTAAATTTTTTATCGGAGAAATCAGGCCTGAAAAAATATTTGACCAGCTCCTGGCCCAGAGCCATAAGAATGATGACCTGGAAGCCTATTATAATTCAAAAACAAAAAAAATAAGAATCATTGTACATATTCAAAACAGAACATCAGATCAGATTGAAACCATTCTCCGCCGGGTAGACAAACAAACAAAACACACCTTTGCAGGCAAAGCAGGAATTTCCCTGTCCGGCCAGATGCTTTTACTGCGCTCCCAGACCACAGATTTGGTCTCGTCCCAGATCAAGACCCTGGGTGTGGCCCTTTTTGTCATCACCATACTGATGATGATCCAGTTTAAATCCATTGTAATCGGTGCGTTGAGCCTGATACCCAACATGTTTCCCCTGGTCAGCATATTTGGAATAATGGGCTGGTGTCATATCCCGCTCGACCCGCTGACCATATTTGCCGCTGTGATCTCTTTTGGTCTATCGGTTGATGATTCCATTCATTATCTTGCCCAATTGAACAAAGAGATACGCCTTGCCAAACCCAAGGTCAAGATTCACACCTGTTTGAAAACAGCATACCATAAAACCGTCCGATCGCTTGTTTCCACGACAGCAGTTCTTTTTTTCGCCGCCCTGGGCCTGCTTTTTTCATCTTTTTCCCATGTCTTTTCATTGGGTATTTTGATATCTTGTGCATCCATCATCGCTTTGGCAGGAGATCTGATCTTTATGCCGGCAGCGATCCTGACGTTCAAACCCCTAAACCACTTTTTATCAGGTAAATTAAAAGAACCAACTTCATGA
- a CDS encoding peroxiredoxin, translated as MRYFACILIFLFLAFPSALMGTSRQFEDKIYDPGPLVPKDSRLKVFKGDKAPDFTLRSVSGKRVTLSDFRGKQNLLLSFVPAAWTPVCSDQWPGYNIAKPLFEQKQTLLLGITVDNIPTLFAWTQQMGNLWFEVLSDFWPHGKVANAYGVLRTDGTAERALILVDKQGIIQWTHVSDINIRPDLGMIIQALDRLD; from the coding sequence ATGCGTTATTTTGCCTGTATTTTAATTTTTCTCTTCTTAGCCTTTCCTTCGGCTTTAATGGGGACCTCCCGGCAGTTTGAAGACAAAATTTATGATCCTGGACCACTGGTCCCGAAAGACAGCCGCCTTAAGGTTTTCAAAGGGGACAAGGCACCGGATTTCACCCTCAGGTCCGTTTCAGGCAAAAGGGTCACCTTAAGCGATTTTCGCGGCAAACAAAACCTGCTCCTCTCATTTGTGCCTGCGGCCTGGACCCCGGTCTGCTCAGACCAGTGGCCCGGTTATAATATTGCAAAGCCCTTGTTTGAACAAAAACAGACCCTGTTGCTTGGCATTACCGTGGATAATATTCCCACCCTTTTTGCATGGACTCAACAGATGGGCAATCTCTGGTTTGAGGTACTATCTGATTTCTGGCCCCACGGAAAGGTTGCAAATGCCTATGGGGTGCTCAGAACGGACGGCACCGCAGAACGGGCCCTGATTCTCGTGGACAAACAGGGGATTATCCAGTGGACCCATGTTTCTGATATCAATATCCGCCCGGACCTGGGTATGATTATCCAGGCATTGGACCGGCTGGATTGA
- a CDS encoding formate dehydrogenase accessory protein FdhE, translating to MPPDLKIPDHSQPINIDLTQEQIMNTANALRKTRPAYGPMIEFYSQVFTAQAEASQTISLDPIVIEPDILALKFKNEMPLITPSQFKIEMNESKKLMETICGLAAAHAPNLSQAGETLAQCLKNPESQVDLKALFNALLDSRDISDMAILYKISPEALGFFGFTAMAPSIQACSAQLSVYLKENFVQSKGYCPVCGSLPNLAFLDESGKKQVSCSLCAHIWQTRRMGCLFCDAPPQKHQDYFFSNEEKEYRVYCCDHCRHYIKTVDLREMGRRFFPKLEQIATLHLDIKAKEQGYTPGDNSIGPYT from the coding sequence ATGCCCCCAGACCTCAAGATTCCCGATCATAGCCAGCCAATCAACATTGATCTCACCCAAGAACAGATCATGAATACGGCCAATGCCCTCAGGAAAACACGGCCGGCCTATGGACCGATGATTGAATTTTACAGCCAGGTTTTCACGGCACAGGCAGAGGCCAGCCAAACCATTTCTTTGGATCCCATTGTTATTGAACCGGATATTCTGGCCTTAAAGTTCAAAAATGAAATGCCTTTGATTACCCCCAGCCAGTTTAAAATTGAGATGAACGAATCCAAAAAACTCATGGAAACAATCTGCGGTCTGGCCGCAGCCCATGCCCCCAATTTGTCCCAGGCAGGAGAAACCCTGGCCCAATGCCTGAAAAACCCCGAAAGCCAGGTAGACCTTAAAGCACTTTTTAACGCGCTTTTAGACAGCCGGGATATCAGTGATATGGCAATCCTTTACAAAATATCTCCCGAGGCCTTGGGATTTTTCGGATTTACCGCCATGGCCCCGTCCATCCAGGCCTGTTCTGCCCAACTCTCTGTATATTTAAAAGAAAATTTTGTCCAGAGCAAAGGATATTGCCCTGTTTGCGGCAGTTTGCCCAACCTTGCCTTTCTTGATGAATCAGGTAAAAAACAGGTGAGCTGCAGTCTGTGCGCCCATATTTGGCAGACCCGGCGCATGGGGTGCCTGTTCTGCGATGCCCCCCCTCAAAAACACCAGGATTATTTTTTTTCCAACGAGGAAAAAGAATACAGGGTTTACTGCTGCGATCATTGCAGGCATTATATTAAAACCGTTGATTTAAGAGAAATGGGCCGGCGTTTTTTCCCCAAGTTAGAACAAATTGCCACCCTCCACCTGGACATCAAGGCAAAGGAACAAGGATACACCCCCGGGGACAACAGCATTGGACCATATACGTAG
- a CDS encoding 4Fe-4S dicluster domain-containing protein has product MNKSFLIDTTLCTACRACQVACKQWHDLPAEKTKNLGSFQNPADLSYMTYKLVRMTEQVVENKLHWLFFPDQCRHCLDAPCMETAADEDAIYRDELTGAILYTAKTAELDADEIIDSCPYNIPRKGPDGTLTKCDMCNDRVHNGLKPACVTTCPTGAMDFGDREEMLSLAKKRLKKVQQRHPKAMLLDQEDVNVIYLVALDPSLYAEYAVASAGEMTRGDAIRKMMGPLGRLMKV; this is encoded by the coding sequence ATGAACAAATCATTTCTAATAGATACCACCCTGTGTACCGCCTGCAGGGCATGCCAGGTGGCCTGCAAGCAATGGCACGACCTGCCGGCGGAAAAAACCAAAAACCTGGGCAGTTTCCAGAACCCTGCGGATCTGTCCTATATGACATATAAACTTGTACGCATGACAGAACAGGTGGTGGAAAACAAGCTTCACTGGCTCTTTTTCCCGGACCAGTGCCGCCATTGCCTGGACGCCCCGTGCATGGAAACCGCAGCCGATGAAGATGCCATTTACCGGGATGAACTCACCGGGGCAATTCTTTATACGGCAAAGACAGCCGAGCTGGATGCGGATGAAATCATTGACTCTTGTCCGTACAATATCCCCAGAAAAGGACCTGACGGGACCCTGACCAAGTGCGACATGTGCAATGACCGGGTTCACAACGGCCTCAAGCCGGCCTGTGTCACCACCTGTCCCACCGGGGCCATGGACTTCGGTGACCGAGAAGAAATGCTGAGCCTAGCAAAAAAGCGGCTGAAAAAAGTCCAACAGCGCCACCCAAAAGCCATGCTTCTGGATCAAGAGGATGTGAATGTTATCTATCTTGTGGCCTTGGATCCGTCCTTGTACGCGGAATATGCCGTGGCCAGTGCCGGAGAAATGACCAGGGGAGATGCCATCCGCAAAATGATGGGCCCATTGGGCAGACTCATGAAAGTATAA
- a CDS encoding TlpA family protein disulfide reductase, producing the protein MRFFIISVIALAISVVPCFGQSDPLNLDFNLPGPQTKAHQTYLGILPGQSFTLNQVKADILIVEIFSMYCPICQREATKVNQLYKTIQALDNPSVKIIGIGAGNSAFEVAFFKEKYKIEFPLFSDGNFRIHKILGEKGTPFFMGISPQKTGPKVFFTHSGEIKDIHLFVERLLNRSQQRN; encoded by the coding sequence ATGCGTTTTTTTATCATCTCAGTCATTGCCCTGGCAATATCTGTTGTGCCCTGCTTTGGCCAATCAGATCCCCTGAACCTGGATTTTAATCTCCCAGGTCCCCAAACCAAGGCCCACCAGACCTATCTTGGAATTTTACCGGGGCAAAGCTTTACCCTGAACCAGGTCAAGGCGGATATTTTAATCGTTGAAATTTTTTCAATGTACTGCCCCATCTGCCAGCGGGAAGCCACAAAAGTTAATCAGCTGTACAAAACAATCCAGGCGCTTGACAATCCATCTGTTAAAATAATCGGAATCGGGGCAGGAAATTCAGCGTTTGAAGTCGCATTTTTCAAAGAAAAGTATAAAATTGAATTTCCCCTGTTCAGTGACGGCAATTTTCGCATTCACAAGATACTTGGAGAAAAAGGCACCCCGTTTTTCATGGGTATCTCCCCCCAAAAAACAGGGCCCAAGGTTTTTTTCACCCATTCAGGTGAAATCAAGGATATACATCTCTTTGTTGAACGATTATTAAACAGATCCCAGCAAAGGAATTAA